A window of the Arachis duranensis cultivar V14167 chromosome 5, aradu.V14167.gnm2.J7QH, whole genome shotgun sequence genome harbors these coding sequences:
- the LOC107491054 gene encoding LOW QUALITY PROTEIN: uncharacterized protein LOC107491054 (The sequence of the model RefSeq protein was modified relative to this genomic sequence to represent the inferred CDS: deleted 2 bases in 1 codon) — protein MGNCQAIDKATLVIQHQSGKIERFYSSVRLVMKTNPGHYVALVVSTTLCATTTTTKLTDKSSNNNNKNVNNNNNNQIRVTCIKLLKPTDMLLLGHVYRLVTTQEVMKGLRERKHTKKKNKSESAQKLGCVGKKNRLEMEKAARMFDPEDIQGTEPKIHGPRTTISSNNNNGGGASATAKTRFWQPSLQSISEVAS, from the exons ATGGGGAATTGCCAAGCCATTGATAAAGCAACACTAGTGATACAACACCAAAGTGGGAAAATAGAAAGGTTTTATTCTTCTGTTAGACTC GTTATGAAAACAAACCCTGGTCATTATGTTGCCCTTGTTGTCTCCACCACCTTGtgtgcaacaacaacaacaaccaagcTCACTGACAAGagtagcaacaacaacaacaaaaacgtcaacaataataataacaaccaAATTCGTGTAACTTGCATCAAGCTTCTCAAGCCCACAGATATGCTCCTTCTTGGCCATGTTTATAGGCTTGTTACTACTCAAG AGGTTATGAAGGGGCTAAGGGAAAGGAAGCacacaaagaagaaaaacaagtcAGAATCAGCCCAGAAACTAGGTTGTGTTGGGAAAAAGAATAGGTTGGAAATGGAGAAAGCAGCAAGAATGTTTGACCCGGAAGACATCCAG GGTACAGAACCTAAAATACATGGACCCAGGACAACAAtctcaagtaataataataatggtggtgGTGCCAGTGCCACAGCTAAGACAAGATTTTGGCAACCCTCTTTACAAAGTATTTCAGAAGTTGCCAGCTGA
- the LOC107491375 gene encoding succinate dehydrogenase subunit 7B, mitochondrial isoform X1, with protein MAFLLNKTTIASHFRSHSQAQKAQDLLSLSRRQYHIEPGPREKALLAEDAALKPFKSYKQSVKKLKKVGDILTIVVVAGCCYEIYVKAAMREAARRQ; from the exons ATGGCCTTCCTCCTTAACAAAACCACCATTGCTTCCCACTTCCGATCTCACTCCCAGGCCCAG AAAGCCCAAGATCTGCTTTCACTCTCGCGCCGTCAATACCATATCGAACCTGGGCCTCGTGAAAAAGCG CTCTTGGCTGAAGATGCAGCTTTGAAGCCATTTAAGTCATATAAGCAGAGTGTGAAGAAGCTCAAAAAGGTTGGCGATATTCTAACAATTGTTGTCGTTGCAG GATGCTGCTATGAAATATATGTCAAGGCAGCTATGAGAGAAGCAGCTCGGAGACAGTAA
- the LOC107491375 gene encoding succinate dehydrogenase subunit 7B, mitochondrial isoform X2, producing the protein MAFLLNKTTIASHFRSHSQKAQDLLSLSRRQYHIEPGPREKALLAEDAALKPFKSYKQSVKKLKKVGDILTIVVVAGCCYEIYVKAAMREAARRQ; encoded by the exons ATGGCCTTCCTCCTTAACAAAACCACCATTGCTTCCCACTTCCGATCTCACTCCCAG AAAGCCCAAGATCTGCTTTCACTCTCGCGCCGTCAATACCATATCGAACCTGGGCCTCGTGAAAAAGCG CTCTTGGCTGAAGATGCAGCTTTGAAGCCATTTAAGTCATATAAGCAGAGTGTGAAGAAGCTCAAAAAGGTTGGCGATATTCTAACAATTGTTGTCGTTGCAG GATGCTGCTATGAAATATATGTCAAGGCAGCTATGAGAGAAGCAGCTCGGAGACAGTAA